A window of the Rhinoraja longicauda isolate Sanriku21f chromosome 20, sRhiLon1.1, whole genome shotgun sequence genome harbors these coding sequences:
- the atp23 gene encoding mitochondrial inner membrane protease ATP23 homolog isoform X3, with protein MDAMKSSGCTVYKDRHFSCEDCNGTVSGGFDAEISQIVLCQNNIHQQEHMNRVVTHELIHSFDHCRAHVDWFRNINHLACSEIRAANLSGECTFANELTRLNFGLKQHHQKCVRERACRSILAVRKVSRETAMKAVDDVFDSCFNDHEPFGRVPHNKKDAKYAYRDFQNRNRFYTNL; from the exons CACCGTATATAAGGATCGTCACTTTTCCTGTGAAGACTGTAATGGAACTGTCAGTGGAGGTTTTGATGCTGAAATATCGCAG attGTCTTATGCCAGAATAATATCCACCAGCAAGAGCACATGAACCGAGTCGTGACCCATGAATTAATCCATTCGTTTGATCACTGTCGTGCGCATGTGGATTGGTTCCGCAACATAAACCACCTCGCTTGCTCAGAG ATTCGAGCTGCTAATCTCAGTGGTGAATGCACGTTTGCGAACGAATTGACCAGATTGAATTTTGGCCTAAAGCAACACCATCAA aagTGCGTACGTGAACGAGCCTGCCGTTCAATATTAGCCGTTCGCAAAGTCAGTCGAGAAACTGCAATGAAAGCAGTTGATGATGTTTTTGATAGCTGTTTTAATGACCATGAACCCTTTGGAAGAGTTCCACACAATAAAAAGGATGCGAAATACGCCTATAGGGATTTTCAGAATCGAAATAGATTTTACACAAATCTCTGA
- the atp23 gene encoding mitochondrial inner membrane protease ATP23 homolog isoform X2, protein MISAIFYVFSTVYKDRHFSCEDCNGTVSGGFDAEISQIVLCQNNIHQQEHMNRVVTHELIHSFDHCRAHVDWFRNINHLACSEIRAANLSGECTFANELTRLNFGLKQHHQKCVRERACRSILAVRKVSRETAMKAVDDVFDSCFNDHEPFGRVPHNKKDAKYAYRDFQNRNRFYTNL, encoded by the exons ATGATATCTGCAATATTCTATGTCTTCAGCACCGTATATAAGGATCGTCACTTTTCCTGTGAAGACTGTAATGGAACTGTCAGTGGAGGTTTTGATGCTGAAATATCGCAG attGTCTTATGCCAGAATAATATCCACCAGCAAGAGCACATGAACCGAGTCGTGACCCATGAATTAATCCATTCGTTTGATCACTGTCGTGCGCATGTGGATTGGTTCCGCAACATAAACCACCTCGCTTGCTCAGAG ATTCGAGCTGCTAATCTCAGTGGTGAATGCACGTTTGCGAACGAATTGACCAGATTGAATTTTGGCCTAAAGCAACACCATCAA aagTGCGTACGTGAACGAGCCTGCCGTTCAATATTAGCCGTTCGCAAAGTCAGTCGAGAAACTGCAATGAAAGCAGTTGATGATGTTTTTGATAGCTGTTTTAATGACCATGAACCCTTTGGAAGAGTTCCACACAATAAAAAGGATGCGAAATACGCCTATAGGGATTTTCAGAATCGAAATAGATTTTACACAAATCTCTGA
- the atp23 gene encoding mitochondrial inner membrane protease ATP23 homolog isoform X4 — translation MNRVVTHELIHSFDHCRAHVDWFRNINHLACSEIRAANLSGECTFANELTRLNFGLKQHHQKCVRERACRSILAVRKVSRETAMKAVDDVFDSCFNDHEPFGRVPHNKKDAKYAYRDFQNRNRFYTNL, via the exons ATGAACCGAGTCGTGACCCATGAATTAATCCATTCGTTTGATCACTGTCGTGCGCATGTGGATTGGTTCCGCAACATAAACCACCTCGCTTGCTCAGAG ATTCGAGCTGCTAATCTCAGTGGTGAATGCACGTTTGCGAACGAATTGACCAGATTGAATTTTGGCCTAAAGCAACACCATCAA aagTGCGTACGTGAACGAGCCTGCCGTTCAATATTAGCCGTTCGCAAAGTCAGTCGAGAAACTGCAATGAAAGCAGTTGATGATGTTTTTGATAGCTGTTTTAATGACCATGAACCCTTTGGAAGAGTTCCACACAATAAAAAGGATGCGAAATACGCCTATAGGGATTTTCAGAATCGAAATAGATTTTACACAAATCTCTGA